A genomic segment from Barrientosiimonas humi encodes:
- a CDS encoding GntR family transcriptional regulator, which produces MSASTTTRTSAADRVYDHVKSAILGGDREGGSFLTEGEVADEVGVSRTPVREALLRLQVEGLVTLYPKKGALVTSVTARDAREVLEARQVIEEWAAGRAWSRRADLVEMLEPALEAMRAARQADDPGAFSTADRTFHELIVDAAGNGVISRHYSSLRDRQLCILAGQIRAGSGRMKHALDTHGELLELLRSGTRAQFVKASREHVADAMQRLGVGGER; this is translated from the coding sequence ATGAGTGCATCAACGACCACGCGCACCTCGGCCGCCGACCGGGTGTACGACCACGTCAAGTCGGCCATCCTCGGCGGCGACCGCGAGGGCGGCTCCTTCCTCACCGAGGGCGAGGTCGCCGACGAGGTCGGCGTCTCGCGCACGCCGGTGCGCGAGGCCCTGCTGCGCCTGCAGGTCGAGGGTCTCGTCACGCTCTATCCCAAGAAGGGCGCGCTGGTCACCTCGGTGACCGCGCGCGACGCGCGCGAGGTGCTCGAGGCGCGGCAGGTGATCGAGGAGTGGGCCGCCGGGCGCGCCTGGAGCCGCCGCGCCGACCTGGTCGAGATGCTGGAGCCGGCGCTGGAGGCCATGCGCGCCGCCCGTCAGGCCGACGACCCGGGCGCGTTCTCGACCGCCGACCGGACGTTCCACGAGCTGATCGTCGACGCCGCGGGCAACGGGGTGATCTCCCGGCACTACTCCTCGTTGCGCGACCGCCAGCTGTGCATCCTCGCCGGGCAGATCCGGGCGGGGTCGGGCCGGATGAAGCACGCCCTCGACACCCACGGCGAGCTGCTCGAGCTGCTGCGCAGCGGCACCCGCGCCCAGTTCGTCAAGGCCTCCCGCGAGCACGTCGCCGACGCGATGCAGCGGCTCGGCGTCGGTGGCGAACGGTGA
- a CDS encoding MFS transporter: MTAESATTATDLDDGLRFRLGGRRAFAVWLTAIAIYVLAVFHRTSLGVAGIIAADRFGISSAQLATFAMVQLAVYAAMQIPVGALLDRFGSRVMLGAGLLTMSSAQLAFAFVESYAGGIVARIFVGMGDAMVFVSVLRLVALWFPPARVPMVTQVTGLLGQLGALVSAGPLAYALKELGWTTSFLAASVAGAVLAIALAVVVLDSPYREHERTELKMRAVGRAVRLAWRQPGTRLGLWCHFTTQFSSNVFAIMWGFPFLTAGQGLSTAQASTLLGLMVVTAICASPVFGVYITRYPYSRSTLVLGLVVAIMAVWGAVLLWPGRAPMWLLVLLVVITAAGGPGSMIGFDLARTFNPSNRIGSATGIVNVGGFAAALGTVVLIGVVLDHVAPGGPSTYTVDSFRWAMAVQYLVWVTGLVMIVRYRRRTRSVVHSDEAYAHLVPARLADRARP; this comes from the coding sequence GTGACCGCCGAATCCGCAACCACCGCAACCGATCTCGACGACGGGTTGCGCTTCCGGCTGGGCGGCCGGCGGGCGTTCGCCGTGTGGCTCACCGCCATCGCGATCTACGTCCTCGCCGTCTTCCACCGCACCTCGCTGGGCGTCGCCGGCATCATCGCCGCCGACCGCTTCGGCATCAGCTCGGCGCAGCTCGCGACCTTCGCGATGGTGCAGCTCGCGGTCTACGCCGCCATGCAGATCCCGGTCGGCGCGCTGCTCGACCGCTTCGGCTCGCGCGTCATGCTCGGCGCCGGCCTGCTGACGATGAGCTCGGCCCAGCTGGCCTTCGCGTTCGTCGAGTCCTACGCCGGTGGCATCGTCGCGCGCATCTTCGTCGGCATGGGCGACGCGATGGTCTTCGTGTCGGTCCTGCGTCTGGTCGCCCTGTGGTTCCCGCCGGCCCGGGTCCCGATGGTGACCCAGGTGACCGGCCTGCTCGGACAGCTGGGCGCGCTGGTCTCGGCCGGGCCGCTGGCGTACGCCCTCAAGGAGCTGGGCTGGACCACGAGCTTCCTCGCGGCGTCGGTCGCCGGGGCGGTGCTCGCGATCGCGCTCGCGGTCGTCGTGCTCGACAGCCCCTACCGCGAGCACGAGCGCACCGAGCTCAAGATGCGCGCCGTGGGCCGGGCCGTACGCCTGGCCTGGCGCCAGCCCGGCACCCGCCTGGGCCTGTGGTGCCACTTCACGACGCAGTTCAGCTCCAACGTCTTCGCGATCATGTGGGGCTTCCCGTTCCTCACCGCGGGGCAGGGCCTCAGCACCGCGCAGGCCTCGACGCTGCTCGGCCTCATGGTGGTCACCGCGATCTGCGCGAGCCCGGTCTTCGGGGTCTACATCACCCGCTACCCCTACTCCCGCTCCACCCTGGTGCTGGGCCTGGTCGTCGCGATCATGGCGGTGTGGGGAGCGGTGCTGCTGTGGCCCGGCCGCGCGCCGATGTGGCTGCTCGTGCTGCTCGTCGTCATCACCGCCGCCGGCGGCCCGGGGTCGATGATCGGCTTCGACCTGGCGCGAACCTTCAACCCCAGCAACCGGATCGGCAGCGCGACGGGCATCGTCAACGTGGGTGGTTTCGCCGCCGCGCTCGGCACGGTGGTGCTGATCGGCGTCGTGCTCGACCACGTCGCCCCCGGCGGCCCGTCGACCTACACCGTCGACTCGTTCCGCTGGGCGATGGCCGTGCAGTACCTCGTCTGGGTCACGGGCCTGGTGATGATCGTGCGCTACCGCCGCCGCACCCGCAGCGTCGTGCACAGCGACGAGGCGTACGCGCACCTGGTGCCCGCACGCCTCGCCGACCGCGCTCGCCCCTGA